One segment of Danio aesculapii chromosome 3, fDanAes4.1, whole genome shotgun sequence DNA contains the following:
- the rab3db gene encoding RAB3D, member RAS oncogene family, b codes for MASVTDSRLQPSQKDAADQNFDYMFKLLIIGNSSVGKTSFLFRYADDSFTSAFVSTVGIDFKVKTVFRNNKRIKLQIWDTAGQERYRTITTAYYRGAMGFLLMFDITNRDSFSAVRDWATQIKTYSWDNAQVILVGNKCDLEDERLIPTEDSQRLAHELGFQFFEASAKDSINVKQVFECLVDVICDKMTESLDGDAAVSNHKDCSLQDAADEGHRACAC; via the exons ATGGCGTCAGTGACTGACTCGCGTCTTCAGCCATCACAGAAAGATGCTGCAGACCAAAACTTTGACTACATGTTCAAACTCCTCATCATCGGAAACAGCAGCGTTGGTAAAACCAGCTTTCTGTTTCGATACGCAGACGATTCCTTCACTTCAGCCTTTGTCAGCACGGTGGGGATCGACTTTAAGGTCAAAACTGTGTTTAGGAACAACAAGAGGATTAAATTACAAATCTGG GACACGGCGGGACAGGAGCGCTACAGGACCATCACCACAGCCTATTACAGAGGTGCAATGGGCTTCCTGCTCATGTTCGACATTACCAACCGGGACTCCTTCAGCGCTGTTCGGGACTG GGCCACGCAGATCAAGACGTACTCGTGGGACAACGCTCAGGTGATTCTGGTGGGAAACAAGTGTGATCTGGAGGACGAGCGGCTCATTCCTACTGAGGACAGCCAGAGACTCGCACACGAGCTCG GATTCCAGTTTTTCGAGGCGAGCGCCAAAGACAGCATCAACGTGAAGCAGGTGTTTGAGTGTCTGGTGGACGTGATCTGTGACAAGATGACCGAAAGCCTGGACGGAGACGCCGCCGTGTCCAACCATAAAGACTGCAGTCTGCAGGACGCGGCTGATGAAGGACACAGGGCCTGCGCCTGCTGA